In a single window of the Methanolobus psychrophilus R15 genome:
- a CDS encoding ABC transporter, ATPase subunit, whose translation MELEMLKTGSIPSDDQSFQNDCSVPLLNLRDVWKTYQMGEITFDALKEVNLTINKGEFVVILGPSGSGKSTLMNLIGCLDIPSRGVVELNNKDISTLGESELAQIRGQMIGFIFQQFNLIPTLNTIENVMLPLEFQEADPSYARKRAGELLEVVGLSDKKKNLPSQLSGGQRQRVAIARSLAVNPQVILADEPTGNLDSKTGSYILEFLSDLHRNEGKTIIIVTHDHKPVQYADKVIHIRDGMVEKVEKIHREAM comes from the coding sequence ATGGAGCTGGAGATGTTGAAAACCGGATCTATCCCGTCAGATGATCAGTCATTCCAGAATGATTGCAGTGTACCTCTGTTGAATCTGCGTGATGTCTGGAAGACATATCAGATGGGTGAGATCACCTTTGATGCACTCAAAGAGGTCAATCTTACAATAAACAAAGGTGAATTCGTTGTGATACTGGGGCCAAGCGGCAGTGGGAAAAGCACGCTGATGAACCTCATAGGCTGCCTTGACATTCCCAGCAGGGGTGTTGTGGAGCTGAATAACAAAGACATCTCGACGCTCGGGGAATCCGAACTTGCCCAGATCAGAGGCCAGATGATAGGTTTCATTTTCCAGCAGTTCAACCTGATTCCCACGCTAAATACAATAGAGAACGTTATGCTTCCGCTGGAGTTCCAGGAAGCTGATCCCTCTTATGCCCGCAAGAGAGCAGGAGAATTGCTGGAAGTTGTCGGGCTTTCAGATAAGAAGAAAAACCTGCCCTCGCAGCTGTCAGGCGGACAGAGGCAAAGGGTCGCAATAGCAAGGTCCCTTGCAGTAAATCCCCAGGTAATCCTTGCAGATGAGCCTACAGGCAACCTTGACAGTAAGACTGGCAGTTACATCCTCGAGTTCCTGAGCGATCTGCACAGGAACGAAGGAAAGACCATCATCATCGTTACTCACGATCACAAGCCGGTGCAGTATGCCGATAAGGTAATACACATCAGGGATGGCATGGTCGAGAAAGTAGAAAAGATACATAGAGAAGCAATGTGA
- a CDS encoding L-glutamine synthetase produces the protein MKINNKDDVIKAIETHNVKFIRLQFTDIQGTVKDVEIPVTQIEKALTFGISFDGSSIEGMVRIDESDMVLKPDTRTFAILPWGRDKGVVARMICDVHLPDGRPFEADPRFVLRKVMKEAEEMGFQLNVGPELEFFLFAKENGKATTIPNDYGRYFEFAPTDLAEDIRREIVLTLTDLDFDIEASHHECACGQHEIDFKYDDALTTADNVVTFKYVTRTIAKIHGIHATFMPKPKANESGSGMHVNLSLSKDGKNAFYDPEKDMQISDIARYFIAGVMDHIKAISCIANPLVNSYKRIVPGYEAPVYITWSGANRSSLIRIPTPRGNSTRTELRSPDPSCNPYLTFAAILAAGLDGIRNKKMPAKIVDYNIFDLTKEQLKERDIETLPGTLSESADYLEKDAFLREKLGAHVHDNILRLARAEWDAYRIQVHEWEIERYLNTV, from the coding sequence ATGAAAATCAACAACAAAGACGATGTTATTAAGGCCATTGAAACGCACAATGTGAAGTTCATACGATTGCAGTTCACGGATATCCAGGGAACAGTAAAAGATGTCGAGATTCCCGTTACACAGATAGAGAAAGCATTGACCTTCGGGATCTCCTTTGACGGCTCTTCTATCGAGGGGATGGTGAGAATCGATGAATCAGACATGGTACTTAAACCGGATACCAGGACCTTCGCAATCCTTCCATGGGGCAGAGATAAGGGTGTCGTTGCAAGGATGATATGCGACGTTCACCTTCCCGACGGCAGGCCCTTTGAGGCTGACCCGCGCTTTGTCCTCAGGAAAGTAATGAAGGAAGCGGAAGAGATGGGATTCCAGCTCAATGTCGGTCCTGAGCTTGAGTTCTTCCTGTTCGCCAAGGAAAACGGCAAGGCCACTACAATACCTAACGATTACGGACGCTACTTTGAATTTGCCCCTACCGACCTTGCAGAGGATATCAGAAGGGAAATAGTGCTTACACTCACAGACCTTGACTTTGATATCGAAGCCTCGCATCACGAATGTGCCTGCGGGCAGCACGAAATTGACTTCAAGTACGACGATGCGCTGACAACGGCCGACAATGTAGTGACATTCAAGTACGTTACCAGGACCATTGCAAAGATCCACGGGATCCATGCCACCTTCATGCCAAAGCCAAAAGCCAACGAGAGCGGATCCGGCATGCACGTCAACCTGTCACTTTCAAAGGATGGGAAGAACGCTTTCTATGACCCCGAAAAAGATATGCAGATCAGCGATATTGCCAGATACTTCATAGCAGGTGTAATGGACCACATTAAGGCGATCTCCTGTATCGCGAACCCGCTTGTCAACTCCTATAAAAGGATAGTACCGGGTTACGAGGCACCTGTATATATCACGTGGTCAGGCGCAAACCGCAGCTCCCTTATCCGCATACCTACCCCTCGTGGGAACAGTACAAGGACAGAGCTCAGGAGCCCGGACCCATCCTGTAACCCATACCTTACCTTCGCGGCAATACTCGCTGCAGGTCTTGACGGTATCAGGAACAAAAAGATGCCGGCAAAGATAGTTGACTATAATATATTCGACCTGACAAAGGAACAGCTAAAAGAAAGAGATATCGAGACACTGCCGGGCACACTCAGTGAGAGTGCAGATTACCTGGAGAAGGATGCATTCCTCAGGGAGAAGCTCGGAGCGCACGTGCATGACAACATCCTCAGGCTTGCAAGGGCTGAATGGGATGCGTACCGCATACAAGTCCATGAATGGGAGATAGAGAGATACCTTAATACCGTTTAA
- a CDS encoding GCN5-like N-acetyltransferase has translation MQRDIVIRETTREDFHRVLRFIELVDGDFYPPLSKRGDGGISERVRTSLATSNANYVVAQMTEPEPSDDLQGFVSMVGFTRMWQQEDDAYINFLATHPSYRKNGIAHLLYSRLEEILLEKGVNRVYLCTWSGNLKAIRFYEKLGYMAYSIVLNDRGNGINTLNYRKGLDRKFLMSAKQ, from the coding sequence ATGCAGCGGGATATCGTTATCAGAGAAACAACCAGAGAAGACTTTCACAGGGTCCTGCGTTTCATTGAACTCGTAGATGGGGATTTTTATCCCCCTCTCAGTAAAAGGGGAGACGGAGGCATCTCTGAAAGAGTAAGGACATCTCTTGCCACTTCCAATGCAAACTATGTCGTTGCGCAGATGACAGAACCGGAACCATCCGATGATTTGCAGGGATTTGTTTCAATGGTCGGATTCACCCGAATGTGGCAACAGGAAGATGATGCTTATATCAATTTCCTGGCTACACATCCTTCTTACCGTAAGAACGGCATAGCGCATTTATTGTATAGCAGACTCGAAGAGATACTTCTTGAAAAAGGCGTCAACAGGGTCTACCTTTGCACATGGTCAGGCAACCTGAAAGCTATCCGTTTCTATGAGAAACTGGGATACATGGCATATTCTATTGTCCTTAACGACAGGGGCAATGGGATAAACACCCTCAATTATAGGAAAGGATTGGATCGGAAGTTCCTGATGAGTGCAAAACAATAA
- a CDS encoding coenzyme F420 hydrogenase beta subunit gives MAGKNYLDLKAEVWETGKCASCGACVAVCPADAIFFRTGADSAHPLNSGYCKEVNDGVPCGACYEVCPRLHPGKPEVIGTYIDIVSAKAEFGIPRKQSGGAVTAILANALEQGMIDAVVTVVEDPWTLRPSSAVITSGEALVHHAGSRYNWWVPLVASLKEAIINRKFTNVAVVGVPCVVEAIHQMRESDLDLLRPFRKYIRLVVGLFCTETFDYEKLVQDKLIAQKNLDPLDITRFDVKGKLEITLKDGSLTVLSLNEVEDCVRPGCKICTDLTALHSDISAGSIGSPQGYTTLIIRNPTGRQFVTSAIGNGKLSLEKGVNLESIKKLSTKKMERMPEEC, from the coding sequence ATGGCAGGTAAAAATTATCTTGATCTTAAGGCAGAGGTATGGGAGACAGGCAAGTGCGCATCATGCGGAGCATGTGTAGCAGTGTGCCCTGCTGATGCCATCTTCTTTAGAACCGGTGCAGATTCGGCACATCCTCTAAACAGCGGTTACTGCAAGGAAGTTAACGATGGTGTGCCATGTGGCGCATGCTACGAGGTATGTCCCAGGCTCCACCCTGGCAAACCAGAAGTAATTGGAACTTATATCGACATAGTTTCTGCAAAAGCAGAGTTCGGCATTCCTAGAAAGCAAAGCGGCGGTGCGGTAACAGCTATACTTGCAAATGCGCTGGAACAGGGCATGATCGATGCAGTGGTGACGGTCGTTGAAGACCCATGGACCCTGCGGCCGTCATCAGCCGTGATAACATCCGGTGAAGCCCTTGTGCATCATGCAGGAAGCCGCTATAACTGGTGGGTGCCCCTTGTAGCATCCCTGAAAGAGGCCATTATCAACCGCAAATTTACCAACGTAGCGGTTGTCGGGGTCCCATGTGTCGTGGAAGCGATCCATCAGATGCGTGAGAGCGACCTTGACCTACTGAGGCCTTTCAGGAAATACATCCGTCTGGTCGTGGGCCTGTTCTGTACAGAGACCTTCGACTATGAAAAACTCGTGCAGGACAAGCTCATTGCACAAAAGAATCTCGATCCTCTGGATATCACTCGTTTCGATGTGAAAGGCAAGCTGGAAATAACACTGAAGGACGGCTCGCTAACAGTCCTCTCCCTCAATGAAGTGGAGGACTGTGTGCGTCCTGGCTGTAAAATATGTACAGACCTCACTGCTCTCCATTCAGATATTTCCGCAGGCTCCATCGGAAGTCCTCAGGGCTACACAACCCTGATAATTCGAAACCCCACAGGCAGACAGTTCGTCACCAGTGCGATAGGGAACGGCAAACTGTCTCTGGAAAAGGGCGTAAACCTGGAATCCATCAAAAAGCTTTCCACAAAGAAAATGGAGAGGATGCCAGAGGAATGTTGA
- a CDS encoding glutamate synthase (NADPH) GltB3 subunit, translated as MTIDAKGMHYTPLNKMIRQAVASGVREIVIDNVLGQRFIANGLRSNVRITINGVPGGDLGMFMSGPECIVHGDSEHAPGNTMDNGTIVIHGSAGDAVAHSMRGGRVFVRGDIGYRGGIHMKEYDQKRPVLAVGGTTHAFLGEYMAGGIIIVLGIGHEVAVKDRGIGSGIHGGEIILRGDIEDRLLGVGARKVIFTEDDLNRLSPLITEFCERIEVDPSQFLDTNYTRIIPASSRPFAGKYTWE; from the coding sequence ATGACTATTGACGCAAAGGGCATGCACTATACGCCGCTGAACAAGATGATACGGCAGGCAGTGGCATCAGGTGTAAGAGAGATCGTGATCGATAATGTGCTCGGGCAGCGTTTCATTGCGAACGGGCTCCGGAGCAATGTCAGGATAACTATCAACGGCGTGCCCGGAGGCGATCTTGGAATGTTCATGAGCGGTCCGGAGTGTATTGTACACGGCGATAGTGAGCATGCACCCGGGAACACGATGGACAACGGTACCATTGTCATTCACGGCAGCGCAGGTGATGCTGTGGCGCACAGCATGCGCGGAGGCAGAGTGTTCGTCAGGGGCGATATCGGCTACAGGGGCGGCATTCACATGAAAGAGTACGATCAGAAGCGCCCTGTGCTAGCGGTCGGCGGTACAACCCATGCCTTCCTGGGAGAGTATATGGCAGGCGGAATTATCATTGTTCTTGGAATAGGGCATGAAGTTGCCGTAAAGGACAGGGGTATAGGAAGCGGTATCCATGGAGGAGAGATTATCCTGCGCGGGGACATCGAAGACCGGCTGCTTGGTGTCGGAGCCCGGAAGGTCATTTTTACAGAGGATGACCTGAATCGCTTATCACCACTGATAACGGAGTTCTGTGAGCGGATCGAGGTTGACCCCTCCCAGTTCCTGGATACCAATTACACCCGCATAATACCTGCAAGCAGCAGGCCATTTGCAGGCAAGTACACATGGGAGTGA
- a CDS encoding glutamate synthase (NADPH) GltB2 subunit, protein MSLGSVPLKYKISIDRDQCMKCMRCVDNCSYGVYRIEDDKILIDSRRCTACHRCISMCPRDAISLQEKPVDYRSHPLWTAQAREDIINQARTGKIILAGMGNAMDYPIIFDRLVLDACQVTNPSIDPLREPMELRTYLGKKPAKLEFTKSDKGDIELKTELSPNLKLDTPLMIGHMSYGAISLNAQLSLAKAVAKTGTFMGTGEGGMHESLYPYQSNMIVQVASGRFGVDINYLERGAAIEIKIGQGAKPGIGGHLPGEKVCSDVSCTRMIPLGSDAISPAPHHDIYSIEDLAQLVRSLKEATEWKKPIFVKIAAVHNVAAIAAGIARSSADAVVIDGFRGGTGAAPKVFRDNVGIPIEAAIAAVDKKLNDQGIRNEVSVIASGGIRNSADLAKSIALGADAVYIGTASLIALGCRVCGNCYRGLCPWGIATQQPDLVNRIDTDVGSQHVANLIHAWTLELSELMGAAGINSIESLRGNRERLRGYMLDEGMLKVLNVDPVGA, encoded by the coding sequence ATGAGCCTTGGTAGTGTTCCTCTGAAGTATAAGATCAGTATTGACCGTGATCAGTGCATGAAGTGCATGCGTTGTGTCGATAATTGTTCCTATGGCGTATACAGGATAGAGGATGACAAAATTCTGATAGACTCCCGCAGGTGTACAGCATGCCACCGCTGCATTTCAATGTGCCCGAGGGATGCCATCTCTCTGCAGGAAAAGCCCGTGGATTACCGCAGCCACCCCCTGTGGACAGCACAGGCCCGTGAGGATATAATCAATCAGGCCCGCACCGGGAAGATCATCCTGGCGGGAATGGGCAATGCTATGGATTATCCGATCATCTTTGACCGGCTCGTGCTTGATGCCTGTCAGGTCACAAACCCAAGCATCGACCCGCTGAGGGAACCCATGGAGCTGCGCACCTACCTTGGAAAGAAGCCCGCGAAGCTTGAGTTCACAAAGAGTGACAAGGGCGATATAGAGCTGAAGACCGAGCTGTCCCCGAACCTGAAACTCGATACTCCGCTTATGATAGGTCATATGAGCTATGGCGCTATCAGCCTCAATGCCCAGCTCAGCCTGGCCAAGGCTGTTGCAAAGACCGGGACCTTCATGGGTACAGGTGAGGGCGGTATGCATGAGTCGCTCTACCCTTACCAGAGCAATATGATAGTTCAGGTAGCATCCGGGCGTTTTGGTGTGGATATCAATTACCTGGAACGTGGCGCAGCCATTGAGATCAAGATCGGACAGGGAGCAAAGCCAGGCATCGGCGGCCACCTTCCCGGAGAGAAGGTGTGTTCAGATGTCTCATGCACCCGTATGATACCTCTGGGCTCGGATGCTATAAGCCCTGCCCCCCACCATGATATTTACAGTATAGAGGACCTTGCACAGCTTGTGCGCAGCCTCAAGGAAGCTACGGAATGGAAGAAACCTATCTTTGTCAAGATAGCCGCTGTCCACAATGTCGCAGCCATAGCTGCAGGCATTGCCCGGTCTTCTGCAGATGCCGTTGTGATTGACGGTTTCCGTGGTGGTACCGGTGCAGCACCAAAGGTGTTCAGGGACAACGTCGGCATCCCTATAGAAGCTGCAATTGCAGCCGTTGACAAGAAACTGAATGACCAGGGCATCAGGAATGAAGTATCGGTCATAGCCAGCGGAGGCATACGCAACAGCGCGGACCTCGCAAAATCCATAGCACTTGGAGCAGACGCAGTTTACATCGGTACCGCTTCGCTCATAGCTTTGGGATGCAGGGTGTGCGGCAACTGCTATCGTGGTCTCTGCCCATGGGGTATCGCCACACAGCAGCCTGATCTTGTGAACCGTATCGATACGGATGTCGGCTCACAGCATGTTGCAAACCTTATCCATGCCTGGACCCTGGAACTGAGCGAACTGATGGGTGCCGCAGGAATCAACAGTATCGAGAGCCTGCGCGGTAACCGTGAGAGACTGCGTGGCTATATGCTGGATGAAGGCATGCTCAAGGTTCTGAATGTAGACCCAGTGGGGGCCTGA
- a CDS encoding glutamate synthase (NADPH) GltB1 subunit has product MCGIIGVIDRTKARMDGSSIKKALSLMNERGSGEGAGYVAYGIYPDYPDCYAIHVFFDNLVEPKSKVDEVLHKWGRIVHQEEIPTYEQPCLKREHIPWRYFYRPYTEFIVGSNNPAEDIIKHLVMTVNSTIPGALIFSSGINLGVFKAAGWPEEVADFYRIEDYKGYIWLAHNRYPTNTPGWWGGAHPFNLLDWAVVHNGEITSYGTNRSYVESNGYKCTMSTDTEVVAYLFDLLGRRHGLPSEMIVEALAPQFWDEIDLLPEKEQKLKRTLRLTYGPALMNGPFAIVVATSKGIVGFTDRIKLRPLVVGENGSRLYISSEEAAIRVMDPEVKSIYMPRAGEPVVGRFSQ; this is encoded by the coding sequence ATGTGCGGAATAATAGGCGTCATCGATCGGACCAAGGCCAGAATGGACGGTTCCAGTATAAAGAAGGCCCTGAGTCTGATGAACGAAAGAGGAAGTGGAGAAGGAGCAGGGTATGTAGCTTATGGCATATACCCCGATTATCCGGATTGTTATGCAATTCATGTATTTTTTGATAACCTTGTAGAACCCAAATCCAAGGTAGATGAGGTGCTTCATAAGTGGGGAAGGATAGTTCATCAGGAAGAGATCCCGACTTATGAGCAGCCCTGCCTGAAGAGGGAGCATATCCCCTGGAGATATTTCTATAGGCCATATACCGAGTTCATAGTAGGCAGTAACAATCCTGCTGAAGATATCATCAAGCATCTTGTGATGACCGTGAACTCTACCATCCCGGGGGCTCTGATCTTCTCTTCGGGAATAAACCTTGGAGTATTCAAGGCTGCAGGCTGGCCGGAGGAGGTTGCTGATTTCTACAGGATAGAGGACTATAAGGGCTATATCTGGCTTGCACACAACCGCTACCCGACCAATACTCCTGGATGGTGGGGTGGTGCGCACCCGTTCAACCTGCTTGACTGGGCCGTAGTGCACAATGGTGAGATCACATCTTACGGTACCAACAGGAGTTACGTGGAAAGCAACGGCTACAAGTGTACGATGTCCACTGATACGGAAGTAGTAGCGTACCTATTCGATCTTCTGGGAAGGCGGCACGGTCTTCCCTCCGAGATGATAGTTGAAGCCCTGGCTCCCCAGTTCTGGGATGAGATCGATTTGCTGCCTGAAAAAGAGCAGAAACTGAAGCGTACACTGCGCCTGACATATGGCCCGGCACTAATGAACGGACCCTTTGCCATCGTGGTTGCAACCAGCAAGGGCATCGTAGGGTTCACTGACAGGATAAAGCTTCGCCCGCTTGTAGTGGGAGAGAACGGCTCACGCCTGTACATCTCCAGCGAAGAGGCAGCTATCCGTGTGATGGATCCCGAAGTAAAGTCAATTTATATGCCAAGAGCAGGCGAGCCCGTCGTGGGGAGGTTTTCACAATGA
- a CDS encoding glutamine synthetase has translation MVNSKSVSKPTNVEDVLKIVEERDVKFIRTQFTDILGMVKSWAIPATDLESVFKNGVMFDGSSIEGFTRIEESDMVLMPDPTTFRILPWRPKEGAVARIIGDVKRPNGKAFEGDPRYILKRAIAEADKMGYTMNVGPELEFFLFKLDADGRPTTQLTDNGGYFDFAPLDLAQDVRRAIDFALVDMGFRLEASHHEVAPSQHEINFRFGDVLSTADNVVTFKYVVKSVAYHQGYYASFMPKPLYGVNGSGMHSNQSLMMDGKNAFYDSETSDGLSQTARYYIGGLLKHVREFAAVTNSTVNSYKRLVPGYEAPIYAAWSASNRSALIRIPATRGIGTRVELRCPDPACNPYLAFASMLHAGLDGVKNQIEPPEATNVNIFKLSEEDKVKRGIEALPGSLREALDLMKESEFMKNVLGEHTFNSFLKAKNAEWDDYKTIVHQWEIDNYLSIL, from the coding sequence ATGGTAAACTCAAAGTCAGTATCAAAGCCCACAAACGTTGAAGACGTGTTAAAGATTGTAGAAGAGCGTGATGTGAAGTTCATAAGGACCCAGTTCACAGATATTCTGGGTATGGTCAAGAGCTGGGCTATCCCTGCAACAGACCTTGAGAGTGTATTCAAGAATGGTGTGATGTTTGATGGTTCATCCATTGAAGGTTTCACACGGATTGAAGAGTCCGACATGGTGCTTATGCCAGACCCGACCACTTTCAGGATCCTTCCATGGAGACCAAAGGAAGGTGCAGTTGCACGTATTATCGGTGATGTCAAGAGACCTAACGGCAAGGCATTCGAAGGAGACCCAAGGTACATCCTCAAGAGAGCTATCGCAGAAGCCGACAAAATGGGCTACACAATGAACGTAGGTCCTGAACTAGAGTTCTTCCTGTTCAAGCTGGATGCTGACGGTAGGCCAACCACACAGCTCACAGACAACGGTGGATATTTCGACTTCGCGCCCCTTGACCTTGCACAGGATGTCAGAAGGGCCATTGACTTTGCACTTGTGGACATGGGTTTCAGGCTGGAAGCTTCCCACCATGAAGTTGCACCTTCACAGCATGAGATCAACTTCAGGTTCGGAGATGTCCTTTCCACCGCTGACAACGTTGTAACTTTCAAGTATGTCGTTAAGTCCGTTGCTTACCATCAGGGATACTATGCATCCTTCATGCCAAAGCCCCTCTATGGTGTGAACGGATCAGGCATGCACTCGAACCAGTCCCTCATGATGGACGGTAAGAACGCATTCTATGACTCCGAAACAAGCGACGGTCTCTCCCAGACGGCCAGGTACTATATCGGCGGTCTTCTCAAGCACGTAAGAGAGTTTGCGGCTGTCACCAACTCCACGGTTAACTCATACAAGAGGCTTGTACCGGGATATGAGGCACCTATCTATGCAGCATGGTCTGCATCCAACAGGAGTGCACTGATCCGTATACCTGCAACAAGAGGAATTGGTACCAGAGTAGAGCTCAGATGCCCTGACCCTGCATGTAACCCGTACCTTGCCTTTGCATCAATGCTTCACGCAGGTCTTGACGGCGTAAAGAACCAGATAGAACCACCTGAGGCAACCAATGTTAACATCTTCAAGCTCAGTGAAGAAGATAAGGTAAAGAGAGGTATCGAAGCTCTCCCAGGCAGCCTGAGGGAAGCACTTGACCTCATGAAGGAAAGCGAGTTCATGAAGAACGTTCTCGGAGAGCACACCTTTAACAGTTTCCTCAAGGCAAAGAATGCTGAATGGGATGACTACAAGACCATTGTTCACCAATGGGAGATAGATAACTATCTGAGCATCTTGTAA
- a CDS encoding CoB--CoM heterodisulfide reductase subunit C: protein MPETSSSDPELLNRLKAACKDTLKCMQCGVCSGSCPSGRHTALNIRRLVRKAARTTDVLKDEQLWMCTTCYNCQERCPRDIDIVDVVLTLRSIAVHEGIMLAEHTKVSELLLEYGHAVPIDEERRKQRVELGLEEMPLTVHKYPDDLKEVKSLLISCGFDSLLDNKGKRNAETETG from the coding sequence ATGCCAGAAACCTCTTCCAGCGATCCCGAGCTTCTCAACAGGCTGAAAGCAGCCTGCAAAGACACGCTCAAATGCATGCAGTGCGGCGTATGCAGCGGCAGTTGTCCTTCCGGCAGGCACACGGCACTTAATATCCGCAGGCTGGTGAGAAAAGCAGCCAGAACTACGGACGTCCTGAAGGATGAGCAATTATGGATGTGCACTACCTGCTATAACTGCCAGGAACGCTGTCCGAGAGATATCGATATTGTAGACGTGGTACTTACATTAAGATCGATCGCAGTACATGAAGGCATTATGCTTGCGGAGCACACTAAAGTGAGCGAGCTTCTGCTGGAATACGGGCATGCGGTTCCGATAGATGAAGAACGCAGGAAACAGAGAGTAGAACTTGGGCTGGAAGAGATGCCTTTAACTGTCCACAAATACCCTGATGATCTCAAAGAGGTGAAGAGCCTCCTCATATCATGCGGATTTGACAGTCTTCTGGATAATAAGGGTAAAAGAAATGCAGAAACGGAGACGGGATGA
- a CDS encoding CoB/CoM heterodisulfide reductase subunit B, translating to MKGLSLFLGCVVPNRYPGIEMATKLCLAKMDIDCVELKGASCCPAPGVFRSFDTSSWLALAARNIVLSEEMDRDILTICNGCFSTLADANRILKNDPALREQTNGHLAKIGREFRGNIEVRHIIEYLHKEVGPDKVRSFIERPLNIRVAVHYGCHLLKPSRERELGSFERPEFFDELIECLGATSVDYPDKTECCGAGGGVRSAQREDSLRLAQHKLSRIKDANIDCIVNACPFCHMQLDAGQEEIRQRTGIAYNIPVLHYTQLLGLALGFSPDMLGINLNVIKDNKFIGKVENGQ from the coding sequence ATGAAAGGATTATCGCTTTTCCTGGGGTGTGTGGTACCTAACAGGTACCCTGGCATAGAGATGGCAACCAAACTATGCCTTGCAAAGATGGACATTGATTGTGTGGAACTCAAAGGTGCTTCCTGCTGTCCTGCACCGGGGGTTTTCAGGTCCTTTGACACATCTTCGTGGCTGGCCCTTGCGGCCCGTAACATCGTTCTTTCCGAGGAGATGGACCGGGACATATTAACCATATGCAATGGCTGCTTCAGTACCCTGGCAGATGCGAACCGTATCCTGAAAAATGACCCGGCCCTTCGGGAACAGACCAACGGGCATCTTGCAAAGATAGGCAGGGAATTCAGAGGGAATATTGAGGTCAGGCACATCATCGAATATCTCCACAAAGAGGTAGGACCGGATAAAGTAAGGAGCTTTATTGAAAGGCCCCTGAACATCCGGGTGGCTGTGCATTATGGATGCCATCTTCTCAAGCCTTCCAGGGAAAGAGAGCTTGGGAGCTTTGAGCGTCCTGAGTTCTTTGATGAACTTATCGAGTGCCTTGGAGCCACAAGCGTAGACTATCCGGACAAGACCGAGTGCTGTGGAGCAGGCGGGGGCGTTCGCTCGGCACAGCGGGAAGATTCCCTGAGACTTGCACAGCATAAACTCTCACGTATCAAGGATGCGAATATAGATTGTATAGTCAATGCATGTCCTTTCTGCCACATGCAACTGGATGCCGGACAGGAAGAGATCAGGCAAAGGACCGGTATCGCGTACAATATACCGGTGTTACATTATACCCAATTATTAGGGCTTGCTCTTGGCTTCTCCCCGGATATGCTGGGCATAAACCTTAATGTTATAAAGGACAATAAATTCATTGGAAAAGTAGAAAATGGGCAGTAA
- a CDS encoding N-acetylglutamate synthase — translation MIIRKANVQDVNAIKDIIEPYAKKEIMLPRPLSELYESIRNFYVCEEDGEIIGCCAMQVSWQDMAEVLSLAVKPDYTRQGIGSILLDACLNDARELKVNTVFTLTYAVPFFEKKGFNVVDKQTLPHKIWSGCIKCPKFPNCDEVAMVRKL, via the coding sequence TTGATAATAAGGAAAGCAAATGTTCAGGACGTTAACGCGATAAAGGATATTATAGAGCCTTACGCAAAAAAGGAGATCATGCTTCCCCGGCCCTTAAGCGAACTATACGAATCCATCCGGAATTTCTACGTGTGCGAGGAGGACGGAGAGATCATCGGCTGCTGCGCCATGCAGGTCAGCTGGCAGGATATGGCCGAAGTTCTCTCACTGGCAGTTAAGCCGGACTATACAAGGCAAGGTATTGGATCGATACTCCTGGATGCATGCCTGAACGATGCCAGGGAACTCAAAGTCAATACAGTTTTTACCCTGACATACGCCGTGCCCTTCTTTGAGAAAAAGGGATTCAATGTGGTGGATAAACAAACACTGCCCCACAAGATATGGAGCGGCTGCATAAAATGTCCCAAGTTCCCTAACTGCGATGAAGTTGCCATGGTAAGGAAACTCTAA
- a CDS encoding acetyltransferase (GNAT) family protein yields MIIPFSNEYSCSARALILKVLQEEGFAYDPVKDSDLENIRANYVEKGGAFFIALEGDELTGTSAVKKAGPDTCEIKRIYVRKDWRGRGIGRGLFNAALSYAAANYQKAVLKTDLSLHTATGMYIRHGFIIVKEEGGVLYFEKIFY; encoded by the coding sequence ATGATAATACCTTTTTCAAATGAGTACTCCTGCTCAGCAAGGGCACTGATTCTCAAAGTACTGCAGGAAGAAGGATTCGCATACGACCCGGTAAAAGACTCTGATCTTGAAAATATCCGGGCCAATTATGTGGAAAAAGGCGGTGCTTTTTTCATTGCACTGGAAGGCGATGAATTGACAGGTACGTCGGCAGTCAAAAAAGCAGGACCCGATACATGTGAGATAAAGAGGATATATGTGCGTAAGGACTGGAGAGGGAGGGGGATAGGCAGGGGTCTTTTCAATGCAGCCCTTTCCTATGCAGCAGCAAATTATCAAAAAGCTGTATTGAAAACAGACCTATCTCTGCATACGGCAACAGGCATGTACATAAGGCATGGTTTCATTATAGTGAAAGAAGAGGGTGGCGTCCTCTATTTTGAAAAAATATTTTACTGA